A single Pseudomonas sp. DC1.2 DNA region contains:
- a CDS encoding putative DNA modification/repair radical SAM protein, with translation MELIDKLSILADAAKYDASCASSGAPKRSSEGKSGLGSTDGMGICHSYTPDGRCVSLLKILLTNFCLYDCQYCVNRRSSDVPRARFTPEEVVMLTMDFYRRNCVSGLFLSSGIIRSADYTMEQLIRVAKLLREEHEFRGYIHLKTIPEADPALIAEAGRYADRLSVNIELPTDASLQILAPEKQLGSIKQAMQTIYTGEQTVLNEPRAPKFAPAGQSTQMIVGADDTDDSTILHSAQALYGNYRLRRVYYSAFSPIPDSPKSVPLAAPPLMREHRLYQADFLLRSYGFTAGELFKGPGHLALDIDPKLAWALENREVFPLDLNRADASLIARIPGIGLRTTERLVELRRLRRIRYEDLARMRCVLAKAKPFFITSDYHPQQAEVTSHLLYQQLRDRPQPQQMGLWG, from the coding sequence ATGGAACTCATCGACAAGCTCAGCATTCTCGCCGACGCCGCCAAGTACGACGCGTCTTGTGCCAGCAGCGGCGCGCCCAAGCGCAGCTCAGAAGGCAAGAGCGGTTTGGGTTCCACCGATGGCATGGGCATTTGCCACAGCTACACGCCGGACGGCCGTTGCGTGTCACTGCTGAAAATCCTGCTGACCAACTTCTGCCTCTACGACTGCCAGTATTGCGTTAATCGCCGTTCCAGCGATGTGCCACGGGCGCGGTTCACGCCCGAAGAAGTGGTCATGCTGACCATGGATTTCTACCGACGTAATTGCGTCAGTGGCTTGTTTCTCAGCTCCGGGATCATTCGCTCGGCAGACTACACGATGGAGCAGCTCATTCGTGTGGCCAAACTGCTGCGCGAAGAGCATGAGTTTCGCGGCTACATTCATCTCAAGACCATTCCTGAAGCCGACCCGGCGCTGATCGCGGAGGCAGGGCGCTATGCCGACCGCTTGAGCGTGAATATCGAATTACCTACCGATGCCAGTTTGCAAATCCTTGCCCCGGAAAAACAACTGGGTTCGATCAAACAGGCGATGCAGACCATCTACACCGGCGAGCAAACGGTGCTCAACGAACCCCGGGCGCCGAAGTTCGCTCCGGCCGGGCAGAGCACGCAGATGATTGTCGGCGCTGATGACACCGACGACAGCACCATCCTTCATAGTGCGCAGGCGTTGTATGGCAACTACCGCCTGCGCCGGGTCTATTACTCGGCATTCAGTCCGATCCCCGACAGTCCGAAGAGCGTGCCACTTGCGGCGCCTCCACTGATGCGTGAGCACCGGTTGTATCAGGCCGACTTTTTGCTGCGCAGCTACGGGTTCACCGCGGGCGAGCTGTTCAAAGGACCGGGGCATCTGGCCCTGGACATCGACCCCAAACTGGCGTGGGCCCTGGAAAACCGCGAAGTTTTTCCGCTGGATCTCAATCGGGCCGACGCGTCGTTGATCGCTCGTATCCCTGGAATCGGCCTGCGCACCACCGAGCGGCTGGTGGAACTGCGCCGTCTGCGGCGCATTCGTTATGAAGACCTGGCGCGGATGCGCTGTGTGTTGGCCAAGGCCAAGCCGTTTTTCATCACCAGCGATTACCACCCGCAGCAGGCCGAGGTCACCAGCCACTTGCTATACCAGCAACTGCGCGACCGGCCTCAGCCGCAGCAAATGGGGCTGTGGGGATGA
- a CDS encoding branched-chain amino acid aminotransferase produces the protein MGNESINWDKLGFDYIKTDKRFLSYWRNGSWDEGTLTEDNVLHISEGSTALHYGQQCFEGMKAYRCKDGSINLFRPDQNALRMQRSCSRLLMPFVETEQFIEACKQVVRANERFIPPYGTGGALYLRPFVIGVGDNIGVRTAPEFIFSIFCIPVGAYFKGGLTPHNFLISSYDRAAPQGTGAAKVGGNYAASLMPGSQAKKANFADCIYLDPMTHSKIEEVGSANFFGITHDDKFITPKSPSVLPGITRLSLIELAKSRLGLEVIEGDVLIDKLSDFKEAGACGTAAVITPIGGISYNDKLHVFHSETEVGPVTQKLYKELTGVQTGDIEAPAGWIVKV, from the coding sequence ATGGGTAACGAAAGCATCAATTGGGACAAGCTGGGTTTTGACTACATCAAGACAGACAAGCGTTTCTTGTCGTACTGGCGTAACGGCTCCTGGGACGAAGGCACCCTGACCGAAGACAACGTGCTGCACATCAGCGAAGGCTCCACGGCCCTGCACTATGGCCAACAATGCTTCGAAGGCATGAAGGCCTACCGTTGCAAGGATGGCTCGATCAACCTGTTCCGTCCGGACCAGAATGCCCTGCGCATGCAGCGCAGTTGCTCGCGCCTGCTGATGCCCTTTGTGGAAACCGAACAGTTCATCGAAGCCTGCAAGCAAGTAGTGCGCGCCAACGAACGCTTCATCCCGCCTTATGGCACCGGCGGTGCGTTGTACCTGCGTCCGTTCGTGATCGGCGTGGGCGACAACATTGGCGTGCGGACCGCACCGGAGTTCATCTTCTCGATTTTCTGCATCCCGGTCGGCGCCTACTTCAAGGGTGGCCTGACCCCGCACAATTTCCTGATCTCCAGCTACGACCGCGCCGCGCCACAAGGCACCGGAGCGGCCAAAGTGGGTGGCAACTACGCCGCCAGCCTGATGCCCGGCTCACAAGCCAAGAAAGCGAACTTCGCCGACTGCATCTACTTGGACCCGATGACCCACTCGAAAATCGAAGAAGTCGGCTCGGCCAACTTTTTCGGCATCACCCACGACGATAAATTCATCACGCCGAAGTCCCCATCGGTACTGCCGGGCATCACCCGTCTGTCGTTGATCGAGCTGGCCAAATCGCGCCTGGGCCTGGAAGTGATCGAAGGCGACGTACTGATCGACAAACTGTCGGACTTCAAAGAGGCCGGTGCTTGCGGTACTGCCGCAGTGATCACCCCGATCGGTGGCATCAGCTACAACGACAAACTGCACGTGTTCCACAGCGAAACCGAAGTCGGCCCGGTTACCCAGAAGCTCTATAAAGAGCTGACAGGCGTGCAAACCGGCGACATCGAAGCGCCAGCCGGTTGGATCGTCAAGGTCTAA
- the lpdA gene encoding dihydrolipoyl dehydrogenase, with protein sequence MHTLNTTLLIIGGGPGGYVTAIRAGQLGISTILVEGESLGGTCLNIGCIPSKALIHVAEQFHQTQQHSQHSALGISVAAPTLDIGKSVEWKNGIVDRLTTGVSALLKKHKIQVVHGWAKVIDGKTVQVGETRIQCEHLVLATGSKSVNLPMLPIGGPIISSTEALTPKSVPKRLIVVGGGYIGLELGIAYRKLGAEVSVVEAQDRILPAYDGELTQPVHDELKKLGVILYLKHSVEGFDSKDKILKVRDPNGDTLLLETDQVLVAVGRKPNTQGWNLEALNLTMNGSAIKIDNRCQTSMHNVYAIGDVSGEPMLAHRAMAQGEMVAELISGKTREFNPTAIAAVCFTDPELVVVGKTPDDAKAAGLDCIVSSFPFAANGRAMTLESKAGFVRVVARRDNHVIVGWQAVGVGVSELSTAFGQSLEMGARLEDIAGTIHAHPTLGEAVQEAALRALGHALHL encoded by the coding sequence ATGCACACTCTGAATACCACGCTGCTGATCATCGGTGGCGGCCCTGGCGGTTATGTGACGGCGATCCGTGCCGGCCAGTTGGGCATTTCGACCATTCTGGTGGAAGGCGAATCCTTGGGAGGGACGTGCCTAAACATCGGTTGCATACCGTCCAAGGCGTTGATTCACGTCGCCGAACAGTTTCACCAGACACAACAACACAGCCAGCACTCAGCGCTGGGCATCAGCGTTGCGGCGCCCACCCTCGACATCGGTAAAAGTGTCGAGTGGAAGAACGGCATTGTCGATCGTCTGACCACGGGGGTCTCGGCGCTGCTGAAGAAACATAAGATTCAGGTCGTTCATGGCTGGGCCAAGGTCATCGACGGCAAGACGGTGCAAGTCGGAGAGACACGTATTCAGTGCGAGCATCTGGTACTGGCCACCGGCTCGAAAAGCGTCAACCTGCCAATGCTACCGATTGGCGGGCCAATCATTTCGTCGACCGAAGCGCTGACGCCGAAAAGCGTGCCAAAACGGCTGATCGTGGTCGGTGGCGGCTACATCGGTCTGGAGTTGGGCATTGCTTATCGCAAGCTCGGGGCGGAGGTCAGTGTGGTCGAGGCTCAGGATCGCATCCTGCCCGCCTACGACGGTGAACTGACACAACCGGTCCACGATGAACTGAAAAAACTCGGCGTCATACTTTACTTGAAGCACAGCGTTGAAGGCTTTGATTCAAAAGATAAAATATTGAAAGTTCGCGACCCGAACGGCGACACACTGCTCTTGGAAACCGACCAGGTACTGGTTGCCGTAGGCCGCAAACCCAACACCCAAGGCTGGAACCTGGAAGCACTGAATCTGACCATGAACGGTTCGGCGATCAAGATCGACAACCGCTGCCAGACCAGCATGCACAACGTCTACGCGATCGGCGACGTGAGCGGCGAACCGATGCTCGCGCACCGTGCCATGGCGCAGGGTGAGATGGTCGCCGAGCTGATCAGCGGAAAAACCCGTGAATTCAACCCGACCGCTATCGCTGCCGTTTGCTTCACCGATCCGGAACTGGTGGTGGTCGGCAAGACCCCGGATGACGCCAAGGCTGCCGGCCTGGATTGCATCGTGTCGAGCTTCCCGTTCGCGGCCAATGGCCGGGCAATGACGCTGGAATCCAAAGCGGGCTTCGTGCGGGTTGTCGCCCGTAGAGATAATCACGTGATTGTTGGCTGGCAAGCAGTGGGCGTTGGCGTCTCGGAATTGTCCACCGCGTTTGGCCAAAGCCTGGAAATGGGCGCCCGGCTGGAAGACATCGCAGGCACGATCCACGCGCATCCAACGCTGGGCGAAGCGGTGCAGGAAGCGGCGTTGCGTGCCTTGGGGCATGCGTTGCACCTATGA
- a CDS encoding MBL fold metallo-hydrolase produces the protein MSALIEAFLDPASSTYSYVIYEQDGGPCAIVDSVLDYDPAAGRTATVQADRVIAFVREHALQVQWLLETHAHADHLSAAPYLRRELGGKIAIGQSISKVQGVFKTLFNLEPEFCIDGSQFDHLFAPNESFLIGNLKATALHVPGHTPADMAYLIDGNLILVGDTLFMPDVGTARCDFPGGNANQLFASIQKLLAFPASVRLYVCHDYPPEGREPQCQSTVGEQRKSNIHVHDGIDEAAFVDMRTRRDAGLGMPTLLLPAIQVNVRAGNLPPNEDNGVTYLKIPLNQL, from the coding sequence ATGTCCGCGCTGATTGAAGCCTTCCTCGACCCCGCCTCGTCGACCTACAGCTACGTGATTTACGAGCAGGATGGCGGACCCTGCGCGATCGTCGATTCGGTGCTCGACTACGATCCTGCCGCCGGCAGAACGGCTACCGTTCAGGCTGATCGTGTGATCGCTTTCGTGCGTGAACATGCACTGCAAGTGCAGTGGCTGCTGGAAACTCACGCCCACGCTGATCACCTGTCAGCCGCGCCGTATCTGCGTCGGGAGTTGGGCGGCAAGATTGCGATTGGTCAGTCGATCAGCAAGGTCCAGGGCGTGTTCAAGACCCTGTTCAATCTTGAGCCGGAGTTCTGCATCGACGGTTCGCAATTCGACCATCTGTTCGCGCCGAACGAATCGTTCCTCATCGGTAACCTCAAGGCCACCGCACTGCATGTGCCCGGCCACACCCCGGCGGACATGGCATATTTGATCGACGGGAATTTGATTCTGGTGGGCGATACCCTGTTCATGCCGGACGTCGGCACCGCCCGCTGTGATTTTCCGGGCGGTAACGCGAATCAATTGTTTGCTTCGATTCAAAAACTGCTGGCCTTCCCCGCCAGCGTGCGGCTTTACGTTTGCCACGATTACCCGCCTGAAGGTCGCGAGCCACAGTGCCAGAGCACAGTGGGCGAACAGCGCAAAAGTAACATTCACGTGCATGACGGCATCGACGAAGCCGCGTTCGTTGACATGCGCACCCGACGCGATGCCGGGCTGGGCATGCCGACGTTGCTGCTGCCAGCCATACAGGTAAATGTGCGGGCCGGGAATCTGCCGCCAAATGAGGACAACGGTGTGACGTATTTGAAGATTCCGCTCAATCAACTTTGA
- a CDS encoding 3-methyl-2-oxobutanoate dehydrogenase (2-methylpropanoyl-transferring) subunit alpha, translating to MNQVYEPLRLHVPEPSGRPGCKTDFSYLHLTDAGLARKPPIDVEPADTADLAKGLIRVLDDQGNALGAWAEGVPSDILRKGMRAMLKTRIFDNRMVVAQRQKKMSFYMQSLGEEAIGSAQALALNIDDMCFPTYRQQSILMAREVPLVDLICQLLSNERDPLKGRQLPIMYSVRDHGFFTISGNLATQFVQGVGWGMASAIKGDTKIASAWIGDGATAESDFHTALTFAHVYRAPVILNVVNNQWAISTFQAIAGGEATTFAGRGVGCGIASLRVDGNDFVAVYAASAWAAERARRNLGPTMIEWVTYRAGPHSTSDDPSKYRPADDWSHFPLGDPIARLKQHLLKIGQWSEEEHLAVSAELEAEVIAAQKEAEQYGTLAGGQIPSAATMFEDVYKEMPEHLKRQRQELGI from the coding sequence ATGAACCAAGTTTACGAACCGCTGCGCCTGCACGTTCCCGAACCCTCGGGCCGACCAGGCTGCAAAACCGACTTCTCCTACCTGCACCTGACTGACGCAGGCTTGGCGCGCAAACCTCCCATCGACGTAGAGCCGGCCGACACCGCCGATCTGGCCAAAGGCTTGATTCGCGTGCTCGACGACCAGGGCAATGCCCTCGGCGCGTGGGCCGAAGGTGTTCCTTCGGATATCTTGCGCAAAGGCATGCGCGCCATGCTCAAGACGCGGATTTTCGACAACCGCATGGTGGTTGCCCAGCGTCAGAAAAAAATGTCGTTCTACATGCAAAGCCTTGGCGAAGAAGCCATCGGCAGCGCCCAGGCCCTGGCGTTGAACATCGACGACATGTGTTTCCCGACCTACCGCCAACAAAGCATCTTGATGGCTCGGGAAGTACCGTTGGTGGACCTGATCTGCCAACTGCTGTCCAACGAACGTGATCCGCTCAAGGGCCGTCAGCTACCGATCATGTACTCAGTGCGCGATCACGGCTTCTTCACTATTTCCGGCAACCTCGCCACTCAGTTTGTACAAGGCGTGGGCTGGGGCATGGCATCGGCGATCAAGGGCGACACGAAAATTGCCTCGGCCTGGATCGGCGACGGCGCCACCGCTGAATCCGACTTTCACACCGCCCTCACCTTCGCCCACGTTTACCGCGCGCCCGTCATCCTCAACGTGGTCAACAATCAATGGGCAATCTCGACCTTCCAGGCCATTGCCGGCGGTGAAGCCACCACCTTCGCGGGTCGTGGCGTTGGTTGCGGCATCGCGTCGTTGCGGGTCGATGGTAATGATTTTGTCGCGGTCTACGCCGCTTCTGCCTGGGCCGCCGAGCGCGCGCGTCGCAACCTCGGCCCGACCATGATCGAGTGGGTTACCTACCGCGCCGGCCCGCACTCGACTTCCGATGATCCGTCCAAATACCGGCCTGCCGACGACTGGAGCCACTTCCCGTTGGGCGACCCGATTGCGCGTCTCAAACAGCATTTACTGAAAATCGGTCAGTGGTCCGAAGAGGAACACCTCGCCGTCAGCGCTGAACTGGAAGCCGAAGTGATCGCCGCGCAGAAAGAAGCCGAGCAGTACGGCACACTCGCCGGTGGCCAGATCCCAAGCGCCGCCACCATGTTCGAAGACGTCTACAAAGAGATGCCGGAGCACTTGAAGCGCCAGCGTCAGGAGTTGGGGATCTGA
- a CDS encoding alpha-ketoacid dehydrogenase subunit beta, translating to MNDHNNAIELENAMTTTTMTMIQALRSAMDVMLERDDNVVVFGQDVGYFGGVFRCTEGLQAKYGTSRVFDAPISESGIVGVAVGMGAYGLRPVAEIQFADYVYPASDQIISEAARLRYRSAGEFTAPMTLRMPCGGGIYGGQTHSQSIEAMFTQVCGLRTVMPSNPYDAKGLLIASIENDDPVIFLEPKRLYNGPFDGHHDRPVTPWSKHPAAQVPDGYYTVPLDVAAITRPGKDVTILTYGTTVYVSQVAAEETGIDAEVIDLRSLWPLDLDTIVKSVKKTGRCVIVHEATRTCGFGAELVALVQEHCFHYLEAPIERVTGWDTPYPHAQEWAYFPGPSRVGAALHRVMEV from the coding sequence ATGAACGATCACAACAACGCTATTGAATTGGAAAACGCCATGACCACCACCACCATGACCATGATCCAGGCCCTGCGCTCGGCCATGGATGTGATGCTTGAGCGTGACGACAATGTCGTGGTGTTCGGCCAGGACGTGGGTTATTTCGGCGGTGTGTTCCGTTGCACTGAAGGCTTGCAGGCCAAATACGGCACCTCAAGGGTCTTCGACGCCCCCATTTCCGAAAGCGGGATCGTCGGTGTCGCCGTGGGCATGGGGGCCTACGGCTTGCGGCCGGTGGCAGAGATCCAATTCGCCGATTATGTGTACCCGGCGTCCGACCAGATCATTTCCGAAGCCGCACGCCTGCGTTATCGCTCGGCTGGCGAGTTCACTGCGCCGATGACCCTGCGCATGCCCTGCGGCGGCGGCATCTACGGTGGCCAGACCCATAGCCAAAGTATTGAGGCGATGTTCACTCAGGTCTGCGGTTTGCGCACCGTGATGCCGTCCAACCCCTACGACGCCAAAGGCCTGCTGATCGCCTCCATCGAAAACGATGACCCGGTGATCTTCCTTGAGCCAAAACGCCTGTACAACGGCCCGTTTGACGGCCATCACGACCGCCCGGTTACCCCATGGTCGAAACACCCTGCGGCGCAAGTTCCGGACGGTTACTACACCGTGCCGCTGGACGTCGCCGCGATCACGCGTCCCGGCAAGGACGTGACCATCCTGACCTACGGCACCACTGTTTACGTGTCACAAGTGGCCGCTGAAGAAACCGGCATTGATGCTGAAGTGATCGACCTGCGGAGCCTGTGGCCGCTGGACCTGGACACCATCGTCAAATCGGTGAAGAAAACCGGGCGTTGCGTGATTGTTCACGAAGCCACCCGTACCTGCGGTTTCGGTGCCGAACTGGTCGCGTTGGTGCAAGAGCATTGCTTCCATTACCTGGAAGCCCCCATCGAACGCGTCACCGGTTGGGACACCCCATACCCGCATGCGCAAGAGTGGGCGTATTTCCCTGGCCCGTCCCGAGTGGGCGCGGCTTTGCATCGGGTTATGGAGGTCTGA
- a CDS encoding dihydrolipoamide acetyltransferase family protein has protein sequence MGTHVIKMPDIGEGIAEVELSAWHVKVGDVVVEDQVLADVMTDKAMVDIPSPVHGKVIALGGVPGEVMAVGSILISIEVEGAGNLKESVQPAAVKALPAATLKVETVVASKPLAPPRPAAVCPGPMVARDTDDRPLASPAVRKHALDAGIPLRLVRGSGPAGRILHDDLDAFLAQGQSTASTAPAAYAQRDEEEQIPVIGMRRKIAQRMQDATQRAAHFSYVEEIDVTAVEELRAHLNEKYGATRGKLTLLPFLVRALVVALRDFPQINARYDDEAQVITRLGAVHVGVATQSDIGLMVPVVRHAEARSLWDNAAEIVRLANAARNGKASRDELSGSTITLTSLGALGGIVSTPVLNLPEVAIVGVNKIVERPMVIKGQIVIRKMMNLSSSFDHRVVDGMDAAQFIQAIRGLLEQPATLFVE, from the coding sequence ATGGGCACGCACGTTATCAAGATGCCGGACATTGGCGAAGGCATTGCAGAAGTTGAATTGTCGGCCTGGCACGTCAAGGTCGGCGATGTGGTGGTTGAAGATCAAGTGCTCGCCGATGTGATGACGGACAAGGCGATGGTCGATATTCCATCGCCGGTTCACGGCAAGGTGATTGCACTCGGCGGCGTGCCAGGCGAGGTCATGGCCGTCGGCAGCATTCTGATCAGCATTGAAGTAGAAGGCGCAGGCAACCTTAAAGAGTCAGTTCAGCCTGCGGCCGTGAAAGCGCTGCCGGCTGCGACACTCAAGGTTGAAACAGTGGTTGCGAGCAAACCGCTTGCGCCACCTCGCCCCGCAGCCGTGTGCCCGGGCCCGATGGTCGCTCGCGACACCGATGATCGCCCGTTGGCCTCCCCGGCCGTGCGTAAACATGCGCTGGACGCCGGTATTCCATTACGTCTGGTGCGAGGCAGCGGCCCCGCCGGACGGATTTTGCATGACGATCTGGATGCCTTCCTGGCGCAGGGTCAGTCAACTGCTTCGACGGCACCTGCTGCTTACGCTCAGCGTGATGAAGAAGAGCAGATCCCGGTCATCGGCATGCGCCGCAAAATCGCCCAGCGCATGCAGGACGCAACGCAACGCGCTGCCCACTTCAGTTACGTCGAGGAAATCGACGTCACCGCCGTGGAAGAACTGCGCGCACACCTGAATGAAAAATACGGCGCGACCCGCGGCAAGCTGACATTACTGCCCTTCCTGGTGCGCGCACTCGTAGTAGCCCTGCGCGACTTTCCGCAGATCAACGCCCGTTATGATGACGAAGCCCAGGTCATCACCCGCCTCGGCGCCGTGCATGTGGGTGTTGCCACGCAAAGCGACATCGGCCTGATGGTGCCGGTAGTGCGTCACGCCGAAGCCCGCAGCCTGTGGGACAACGCAGCTGAAATCGTGCGCCTCGCAAACGCTGCGCGTAATGGCAAGGCCAGCCGCGACGAACTGTCCGGCTCAACCATTACCTTGACCAGCCTCGGCGCGTTGGGCGGCATCGTCAGCACGCCGGTGCTGAACCTGCCTGAAGTGGCGATTGTCGGCGTCAACAAAATCGTGGAACGGCCCATGGTGATCAAAGGCCAGATCGTGATTCGCAAGATGATGAACCTCTCCAGCTCCTTCGATCACCGGGTGGTCGACGGCATGGACGCGGCGCAATTCATCCAGGCCATTCGTGGTTTGCTCGAACAACCGGCCACGCTGTTTGTGGAATAA
- a CDS encoding ArsR/SmtB family transcription factor, translated as MQSSLTECEVAQLRASASKACALLKALANEDRLLILCQLTQGERNVGELEKMTGVRQPTLSQQLGILRDEGLVATRREGKYIFYGLASHEVIQVMKTLSGLYCGAVLKSWG; from the coding sequence ATGCAATCCAGTCTGACCGAATGTGAAGTCGCCCAACTGCGTGCCTCTGCCTCCAAGGCTTGTGCGCTGCTCAAGGCGTTGGCCAATGAAGACCGTTTGCTGATTCTCTGCCAGTTGACTCAGGGCGAGCGCAACGTCGGCGAGCTGGAAAAAATGACGGGCGTGCGCCAGCCGACCTTGTCCCAACAGCTGGGAATTTTGCGTGACGAAGGGCTGGTCGCGACCCGCCGTGAAGGCAAATATATTTTCTACGGCCTGGCCAGCCATGAAGTGATTCAGGTAATGAAGACGCTGTCCGGCCTGTATTGCGGAGCAGTGCTCAAGAGCTGGGGCTAA
- a CDS encoding TIGR03915 family putative DNA repair protein: MINLDCDDLFETWRQQARWLLSHEVDPSLVSWASEGVEDLFASDAAPPAESGPFQARIPAALLGTLENAARYRGDQRWSLLYEVLWRVSHGDRTAMMAGDKLGSELQRRIKQVQREAHHLHAFVRFVERPLSDAGPQYVAWYEPAHDILLNASEHFIGRMGRHRWLIATPRDGVYYDGEHLVHQRQCPVEWQQLAQNVDDPHGNMWLTYYSHIFNPARLNPKVMQGHLPARFWKNLPEGALIPGLITQARTGKQQDGQASGIKERAGKRIAPGQSERGHGS; encoded by the coding sequence ATGATCAATCTGGATTGCGACGATTTGTTCGAAACATGGCGCCAGCAAGCCCGTTGGTTGCTGAGCCATGAGGTCGACCCAAGTCTGGTGAGTTGGGCCTCAGAGGGCGTTGAAGACCTGTTCGCCAGTGACGCGGCCCCGCCTGCCGAGTCAGGTCCATTTCAGGCGCGAATTCCGGCAGCGTTGTTGGGGACGCTCGAAAACGCCGCTCGTTATCGCGGTGATCAACGCTGGAGCCTGTTGTACGAGGTGCTGTGGCGGGTCAGCCATGGGGATCGAACCGCGATGATGGCGGGCGATAAACTCGGCAGCGAATTGCAGCGGCGCATCAAACAGGTCCAGCGTGAAGCTCATCACCTGCATGCGTTCGTGCGTTTCGTTGAGCGGCCGCTCAGCGATGCAGGCCCCCAATATGTCGCCTGGTACGAACCAGCCCACGACATTCTGCTCAACGCCAGTGAGCATTTTATCGGCCGCATGGGGCGGCACCGCTGGCTCATTGCGACGCCGCGAGACGGGGTTTATTACGACGGCGAACACTTGGTGCATCAGCGCCAATGCCCGGTTGAGTGGCAACAACTGGCGCAAAATGTTGACGACCCGCATGGCAACATGTGGCTGACCTACTACAGCCATATCTTTAATCCGGCGCGATTAAACCCGAAAGTCATGCAAGGGCATTTGCCCGCGCGGTTCTGGAAAAACCTGCCTGAGGGTGCGTTGATTCCGGGGTTGATCACCCAGGCGCGCACAGGCAAGCAGCAGGACGGTCAGGCCAGCGGGATCAAGGAAAGAGCAGGTAAGCGCATTGCGCCGGGACAAAGCGAGCGTGGACATGGCTCATAA
- the bkdR gene encoding Bkd operon transcriptional regulator BkdR produces MRKLDRTDIGILNSLQENARITNADLARSVNLSPTPCFNRVKAMEELGLIREQVTLLDADLLGLHVNVFIHVSLEKQVEEALAHFEEAISDRPEVMECYLMAGDPDYLIRVLVPTIQSLERFMMDFLTKVPGVANIRSSFALKQVRYKTALPLPANGLTLA; encoded by the coding sequence ATGCGCAAACTGGACCGTACTGACATTGGCATTCTTAACAGCCTTCAGGAAAACGCCCGTATTACCAACGCCGACCTCGCGCGTTCGGTAAACCTGTCGCCCACGCCGTGCTTCAACCGGGTTAAGGCGATGGAAGAGTTAGGCCTGATTCGTGAACAGGTGACGTTGCTGGACGCCGACTTATTGGGGCTGCACGTCAACGTGTTCATTCACGTCAGCCTGGAGAAGCAGGTGGAGGAGGCGCTGGCGCATTTCGAAGAGGCGATTTCGGATCGCCCCGAGGTGATGGAGTGCTATTTAATGGCCGGCGACCCGGATTATCTAATCCGGGTTCTGGTACCGACGATTCAATCGCTGGAGCGCTTCATGATGGACTTTCTGACCAAAGTGCCAGGCGTCGCTAACATTCGTTCCAGCTTTGCGTTAAAGCAGGTGCGCTATAAAACCGCGCTGCCGCTGCCCGCCAATGGGTTGACCCTGGCGTAA